The following proteins come from a genomic window of Sinorhizobium fredii NGR234:
- a CDS encoding copper-binding protein, producing the protein MKTLIKLTLASALALGTAYGALAAEFTKGTVKKVDAKTKKVTLIHEELKSLEMPAMTMVFRVQDDAILEKLKEGANIEFVAERVNGKLTVTQVK; encoded by the coding sequence ATGAAAACCCTCATCAAGCTCACCCTCGCCTCCGCGCTCGCCCTCGGTACCGCCTACGGCGCTCTCGCCGCCGAGTTTACCAAGGGCACCGTCAAGAAGGTCGACGCTAAGACTAAGAAGGTCACGTTGATCCACGAGGAACTGAAGAGCCTCGAGATGCCCGCGATGACGATGGTGTTCCGCGTCCAGGACGACGCCATCCTGGAGAAGCTCAAGGAAGGCGCGAACATCGAGTTCGTCGCCGAGCGCGTGAACGGCAAGCTGACAGTCACGCAAGTCAAGTAA